In Callospermophilus lateralis isolate mCalLat2 chromosome 18, mCalLat2.hap1, whole genome shotgun sequence, one DNA window encodes the following:
- the LOC143383716 gene encoding uncharacterized protein LOC143383716 isoform X2: MLENLALISSLGCLHGVEQEEAPSEPSISEGLSRVMTPKEGSSSQNAYTCEICGLVLRNILQLAQHHRTTHHGQKPRTCGRQFYFAANLQQHQRQHIKGVTFRGDIDRTLFIKSCMIHVSGKPYTCKEVGKGFLASMGFPHQQATHTGEKPNASYKCGVAFHNGKSLHHWGECKKAFSHTDTLVQYQRALTSEGLFECSKCGKACTRRCNLIQHQKVHSEDRPYECSECGKFFTYYSSFIIHQRVHTGERPYECSECGKAFSQIYSLNSHRKVHTGERPYECGECGKSFSQRSNLIQHQRVHTGERPYECSECGKSFSQNFSLIYHQRVHTGERPHECSECGKSFSRSSSLIHHRRLHTGERPYECSKCGKSFKQSSSFSSHRKVHTGERPYVCEECGKSFSHSSNLKNHQRVHTGERPIECSECGKSFSCKSNLIKHLRVHTGERPYKCGECGKSFSQSSSLIQHQRIHTGKRPYQCSECGKSFGCKSVLVQHQRVHSGERS, from the exons ATGCTGGAGAACTTGGCACTTATATCCTCACTGG gttgtttgcatggagtaGAGCAAGAGGAAGCACCTTCTGAACCAAGCATATCTGAAGGATTGTCACGTGTCATGACTCCCAAAGAGGGGTCGTCATCCCAGAATGCCTACACCTGTGAAATATGTGGCCTGGTCTTGAGAAACATTTTGCAGTTGGCTCAGCACCACAGAACAACACATCATGGGCAGAAGCCACGCACATGTGGAAGACAATTCTATTTTGCTGCAAATCTTCAACAGCATCAGAGGCAGCACATTAAAGGGGTTACCTTCAGAGGTGACATTGACAGAACCTTGTTTATAAAGAGCTGCATGATCCATGTGTCAGGGAAGCCTTATACTTGCAAAGAGGTTGGGAAGGGTTTTCTGGCCAGCATGGGATTTCCCCATCAACAGGCCACTCACACAGGGGAGAAACCAAATGCCAGTTACAAGTGTGGGGTGGCCTTTCACAATGGAAAAAGTCTTCACCACTGGGGGGAATGCAAGAAAGCTTTTAGCCACACAGATACACTCGTTCAGTACCAGAGGGCACTCACAAGTGAAGGGCTTTTTGAGTGCAGCAAGTGTGGGAAAGCCTGTACTCGGAGATGTAATCTCATTCAGCACCAGAAAGTCCACAGTGAAGACAGGCCTTATGAATGCAGTGAGTGTGGGAAATTCTTCACCTACTACTCCAGCTTCATTATCCACCAGAGAGTGCACACTGGAGAAAGGCCTTATGAGTGCAGTGAGTGTGGGAAGGCCTTCAGTCAGATCTACAGCCTCAACAGCCATAGGAAAGTCCACACTGGAGAGAGGCCTTATGAGTGTGGGGAATGTGGGAAATCCTTCAGCCAAAGGTCCAACCTCATTCAACATCAAAGAGTTCACACTGGAGAAAGACCTTATGAGTGCAGTGAATGTGGGAAATCCTTTAGCCAAAACTTCAGCCTCATTTACCACCAGAGAGTTCACACTGGAGAAAGGCCTCATGAGTGCAGTGAGTGTGGGAAATCCTTTAGCCGAAGTTCCAGCCTCATTCACCATCGGAGACTTCACACTGGAGAAAGGCCCTATGAGTGCAGTAAATGTGGGAAATCCTTTAAGCAAAGCTCCAGCTTCAGTTCACATCGGAAAGTCCACACAGGAGAAAGGCCTTATGTATGTGAGGAATGTGGGAAATCCTTCAGCCACAGCTCCAACCTTAAGAACCATCAGAGGGTTCACACTGGAGAAAGGCCTATTGAGTGTAGTGAATGTGGGAAATCCTTTAGCTGCAAATCTAACCTCATTAAACACCTGAGGGTTCACACTGGAGAAAGGCCTTATAAATGTGGTGAATGTGGGAAATCTTTCAGCCAAAGCTCCAGCCTCAttcaacaccagagaattcacaCTGGAAAAAGGCCTTATCAGTGCAGTGAATGTGGGAAATCCTTTGGCTGCAAATCTGTCCTTGTTCAACACCAGAGAGTTCACAGTGGAGAAAGGTCTTAG
- the LOC143383716 gene encoding uncharacterized protein LOC143383716 isoform X1: MEAAAPRGPAGGSVTFQDVAVYFSWEEWDLLDEAQRHLHLEVMLENLALISSLGCLHGVEQEEAPSEPSISEGLSRVMTPKEGSSSQNAYTCEICGLVLRNILQLAQHHRTTHHGQKPRTCGRQFYFAANLQQHQRQHIKGVTFRGDIDRTLFIKSCMIHVSGKPYTCKEVGKGFLASMGFPHQQATHTGEKPNASYKCGVAFHNGKSLHHWGECKKAFSHTDTLVQYQRALTSEGLFECSKCGKACTRRCNLIQHQKVHSEDRPYECSECGKFFTYYSSFIIHQRVHTGERPYECSECGKAFSQIYSLNSHRKVHTGERPYECGECGKSFSQRSNLIQHQRVHTGERPYECSECGKSFSQNFSLIYHQRVHTGERPHECSECGKSFSRSSSLIHHRRLHTGERPYECSKCGKSFKQSSSFSSHRKVHTGERPYVCEECGKSFSHSSNLKNHQRVHTGERPIECSECGKSFSCKSNLIKHLRVHTGERPYKCGECGKSFSQSSSLIQHQRIHTGKRPYQCSECGKSFGCKSVLVQHQRVHSGERS; encoded by the exons ATGGAGGCGGCCGCGCCGAGGGGCCCGGCCGGG GGCAGCGTGACCTTTCAAGATGTGGCTGTGTACTTCTCTTGGGAGGAGTGGGATCTTCTTGATGAGGCTCAGAGACACCTGCACCTCGAGGTGATGCTGGAGAACTTGGCACTTATATCCTCACTGG gttgtttgcatggagtaGAGCAAGAGGAAGCACCTTCTGAACCAAGCATATCTGAAGGATTGTCACGTGTCATGACTCCCAAAGAGGGGTCGTCATCCCAGAATGCCTACACCTGTGAAATATGTGGCCTGGTCTTGAGAAACATTTTGCAGTTGGCTCAGCACCACAGAACAACACATCATGGGCAGAAGCCACGCACATGTGGAAGACAATTCTATTTTGCTGCAAATCTTCAACAGCATCAGAGGCAGCACATTAAAGGGGTTACCTTCAGAGGTGACATTGACAGAACCTTGTTTATAAAGAGCTGCATGATCCATGTGTCAGGGAAGCCTTATACTTGCAAAGAGGTTGGGAAGGGTTTTCTGGCCAGCATGGGATTTCCCCATCAACAGGCCACTCACACAGGGGAGAAACCAAATGCCAGTTACAAGTGTGGGGTGGCCTTTCACAATGGAAAAAGTCTTCACCACTGGGGGGAATGCAAGAAAGCTTTTAGCCACACAGATACACTCGTTCAGTACCAGAGGGCACTCACAAGTGAAGGGCTTTTTGAGTGCAGCAAGTGTGGGAAAGCCTGTACTCGGAGATGTAATCTCATTCAGCACCAGAAAGTCCACAGTGAAGACAGGCCTTATGAATGCAGTGAGTGTGGGAAATTCTTCACCTACTACTCCAGCTTCATTATCCACCAGAGAGTGCACACTGGAGAAAGGCCTTATGAGTGCAGTGAGTGTGGGAAGGCCTTCAGTCAGATCTACAGCCTCAACAGCCATAGGAAAGTCCACACTGGAGAGAGGCCTTATGAGTGTGGGGAATGTGGGAAATCCTTCAGCCAAAGGTCCAACCTCATTCAACATCAAAGAGTTCACACTGGAGAAAGACCTTATGAGTGCAGTGAATGTGGGAAATCCTTTAGCCAAAACTTCAGCCTCATTTACCACCAGAGAGTTCACACTGGAGAAAGGCCTCATGAGTGCAGTGAGTGTGGGAAATCCTTTAGCCGAAGTTCCAGCCTCATTCACCATCGGAGACTTCACACTGGAGAAAGGCCCTATGAGTGCAGTAAATGTGGGAAATCCTTTAAGCAAAGCTCCAGCTTCAGTTCACATCGGAAAGTCCACACAGGAGAAAGGCCTTATGTATGTGAGGAATGTGGGAAATCCTTCAGCCACAGCTCCAACCTTAAGAACCATCAGAGGGTTCACACTGGAGAAAGGCCTATTGAGTGTAGTGAATGTGGGAAATCCTTTAGCTGCAAATCTAACCTCATTAAACACCTGAGGGTTCACACTGGAGAAAGGCCTTATAAATGTGGTGAATGTGGGAAATCTTTCAGCCAAAGCTCCAGCCTCAttcaacaccagagaattcacaCTGGAAAAAGGCCTTATCAGTGCAGTGAATGTGGGAAATCCTTTGGCTGCAAATCTGTCCTTGTTCAACACCAGAGAGTTCACAGTGGAGAAAGGTCTTAG